A section of the Rhodobacteraceae bacterium M382 genome encodes:
- a CDS encoding autoinducer synthase, translating to MLRYIYANDLHRFPKLARSMFQDRADQFRTRLGWEVTVDENGEERDQYDDLNPLYVIWEQADGTHGGSMRFLPTTGRVMINEIFGHLTGGAPICSPLIWECTRFCLARDAGGNIAGALMLAGGEIMRNFGVKHFAGVFDKRMVRIYRAIGSSPEILGTEGEGRDQINVGLWEFTPDSYEVVAKRCGIPTDVSQRWFDQSFGYVAEQPLPMSA from the coding sequence ATGCTGCGCTATATTTACGCAAACGACCTGCACAGATTTCCAAAACTGGCCCGCTCGATGTTTCAGGACCGCGCCGATCAATTCCGCACCCGTTTGGGGTGGGAAGTCACGGTAGACGAAAACGGCGAAGAGCGGGACCAATATGATGACCTCAATCCGCTGTATGTGATTTGGGAGCAGGCAGACGGCACGCATGGTGGTTCGATGCGTTTCCTGCCGACCACCGGTCGCGTGATGATCAATGAAATCTTTGGCCACCTGACGGGGGGGGCTCCGATTTGCAGCCCCTTGATCTGGGAATGCACCCGGTTCTGTCTGGCCCGCGATGCCGGGGGCAATATTGCCGGTGCGTTGATGTTGGCGGGCGGTGAAATCATGCGGAATTTTGGGGTCAAACATTTTGCCGGTGTGTTCGACAAACGCATGGTGCGGATCTATCGCGCCATCGGATCGTCGCCCGAAATCCTGGGAACCGAAGGCGAGGGGCGAGACCAGATTAATGTTGGTCTGTGGGAGTTTACCCCGGACAGCTATGAGGTTGTCGCCAAACGTTGTGGCATCCCGACCGACGTGTCGCAACGCTGGTTCGATCAGTCCTTTGGCTATGTGGCCGAGCAGCCGTTGCCAATGTCGGCCTGA
- a CDS encoding ABC transporter permease: protein MDVMPKWADVVLIPLISLILAALLSALVILGIGEDPVAAVKLMVSGALGSTYGWGYTLYYATNFLFTGLAVAVAFHARMFNIGGEGQAMLGGLGVALVCLYIPWPHWSLALIFAALGSAIFGAAWAAIPAYLQAKRGSHIVITTIMFNFIAAALLNYVLVNLLRPVGSMDPASARFPEAVHLPTLHDILAPFGIAFSKAAPANVSFLVAIAACVAVWLLIWRTRLGYEIRAYGHSETGALYAGISPVKITMIAMLISGGLAGMMATNNVMGEAERLVLNSTEGAGFIGIAVALMGRSHPFGVFLAAILFGFLYQGGAELALWTSIPRELIVVIQALVILFTGALDNMVRMPIEKLFLMLRRGKA from the coding sequence ATGGACGTAATGCCAAAATGGGCCGATGTGGTCCTGATTCCGCTGATCAGCCTGATCCTGGCCGCCCTCCTGTCGGCGCTGGTGATCCTGGGCATCGGCGAAGACCCGGTTGCCGCGGTCAAACTGATGGTGTCGGGGGCGTTGGGATCCACCTATGGGTGGGGCTATACGCTCTATTACGCGACCAATTTTCTGTTTACTGGGCTGGCCGTGGCCGTGGCCTTTCACGCGCGCATGTTCAACATCGGCGGCGAAGGACAGGCGATGCTGGGCGGGTTGGGCGTCGCTTTGGTCTGTCTGTATATTCCCTGGCCACATTGGTCGCTGGCGCTGATCTTTGCGGCGCTGGGGTCCGCCATATTCGGGGCCGCCTGGGCGGCGATCCCGGCCTATCTTCAGGCCAAACGCGGCAGCCACATCGTGATCACTACGATCATGTTCAACTTCATTGCCGCCGCATTGCTGAACTATGTTCTGGTCAACCTGCTGCGCCCGGTCGGGTCCATGGACCCGGCCAGCGCCCGGTTCCCCGAAGCGGTACATCTGCCCACCCTGCATGACATTCTGGCCCCTTTTGGCATTGCCTTCTCCAAAGCCGCGCCAGCAAACGTCAGCTTTCTGGTTGCCATTGCGGCCTGTGTCGCGGTTTGGCTGCTGATCTGGCGCACCCGCTTGGGATATGAAATCCGCGCCTATGGGCATTCGGAAACCGGCGCGCTCTATGCCGGGATCAGCCCGGTCAAGATCACCATGATCGCCATGCTGATTTCCGGAGGGCTGGCCGGGATGATGGCCACCAACAACGTCATGGGCGAAGCCGAACGGCTGGTGCTGAATTCCACCGAAGGGGCCGGGTTCATCGGCATTGCCGTGGCGCTGATGGGGCGATCTCATCCGTTTGGCGTGTTCCTGGCGGCAATCCTGTTTGGGTTTCTCTATCAGGGTGGCGCTGAATTGGCATTGTGGACGTCGATCCCACGCGAATTGATCGTGGTCATTCAGGCGCTGGTTATCCTGTTCACCGGTGCCTTGGACAATATGGTGCGGATGCCGATCGAAAAACTGTTCCTGATGCTGCGCCGGGGGAAAGCATGA
- a CDS encoding TIGR02186 family protein: MRYVLLVVALLFAPIASAQEEVVLGLSQDRVAITATFDGSEILIFGAVKRETPIPDGPPLEVVVTVSGPAHPVTVRRKEKKLGIWVNVDSVLVDSAPSFYAVATSAPFKQVLTDTEDLRYRVSIERAIRSVGAAMHIRGAQDFADAVVRIRADRGLYSVRENTVAVDQQTLFRTAIDMPADLTEGDYSARIYLTREGQVVSQYETVIDVRKVGLERILFNMSREQPFWYGLMSLAIAIAAGWGASAAFRLLRNG, encoded by the coding sequence ATGCGCTATGTCTTGCTGGTTGTCGCCCTGCTGTTTGCCCCGATTGCCTCCGCTCAGGAAGAAGTGGTGCTGGGCCTCAGCCAGGACCGCGTGGCGATCACCGCCACATTCGATGGCTCCGAAATTCTGATCTTTGGCGCGGTCAAACGGGAAACACCGATTCCCGATGGTCCACCGCTGGAGGTCGTGGTGACTGTTTCGGGACCGGCCCACCCGGTAACGGTCAGGCGCAAGGAAAAGAAACTGGGAATCTGGGTCAATGTGGATTCCGTTCTGGTCGATTCTGCGCCCAGCTTTTACGCCGTCGCCACCAGCGCCCCCTTCAAACAGGTGCTGACCGACACCGAAGATCTGCGCTATCGGGTGTCGATCGAACGGGCGATCCGATCGGTTGGTGCCGCCATGCATATTCGTGGCGCTCAGGATTTTGCCGATGCCGTGGTGCGCATCCGCGCAGATCGCGGGCTATACTCGGTGCGTGAAAACACCGTCGCGGTCGATCAGCAAACCCTGTTTCGCACCGCAATCGACATGCCCGCAGATCTGACCGAAGGCGATTACTCTGCACGGATCTACCTGACACGCGAAGGCCAGGTCGTGTCGCAATATGAAACCGTGATCGACGTCCGCAAAGTCGGATTGGAACGGATCCTGTTCAATATGTCGCGCGAACAGCCGTTCTGGTATGGGCTGATGTCCCTGGCGATCGCCATTGCAGCCGGCTGGGGTGCTTCGGCGGCCTTCCGATTGCTGCGCAACGGTTGA
- a CDS encoding SDR family oxidoreductase encodes MKTIIVTGASSGIGRSVAEMFLEQGWRVGLLARRKSVLDEIAADHPQAIVLAADVTDPLAVQEAFDSFVAQAGRLDVLFNNAGIFTAGGTIDEIALEDWYASVNVNLNGMFLAARAGFAAMRRQTPQGGRIINNGSIAAYVPRPNSAPYAATKSAVTGLTRSLSLDGRAFNIACGQIDIGNARTPMVEELGHRALEQDPSAEPQQTMAVEDAARSVLHMADLPLEANVQFMTVMATRMPYIGRG; translated from the coding sequence ATGAAGACAATCATCGTTACGGGGGCCAGTTCAGGCATAGGTCGATCCGTTGCAGAGATGTTTCTGGAGCAAGGGTGGCGGGTCGGTCTGCTGGCCCGACGCAAGAGCGTGCTGGACGAGATTGCCGCCGATCACCCGCAGGCCATTGTTCTGGCTGCGGATGTCACCGATCCGCTGGCCGTGCAGGAGGCTTTTGACAGCTTTGTCGCCCAGGCGGGCCGATTGGATGTCCTGTTCAACAATGCAGGGATCTTTACCGCAGGCGGGACCATTGATGAAATCGCGCTGGAGGATTGGTATGCCTCGGTCAATGTGAACCTGAACGGCATGTTTCTGGCTGCGCGCGCGGGGTTTGCCGCGATGCGTCGGCAGACGCCCCAAGGCGGGCGGATCATCAACAATGGGTCAATCGCTGCCTATGTGCCGCGCCCGAATTCGGCCCCCTATGCGGCCACCAAAAGCGCCGTGACTGGTCTGACCCGCAGCCTGTCTCTGGATGGGCGGGCGTTCAATATCGCCTGTGGTCAGATCGATATTGGCAATGCGCGAACCCCGATGGTCGAAGAGCTGGGACACCGCGCTTTGGAGCAGGATCCATCGGCAGAGCCGCAACAGACGATGGCGGTCGAAGATGCCGCCCGATCCGTCCTGCATATGGCTGACCTGCCGCTGGAGGCCAATGTTCAGTTCATGACCGTGATGGCCACCCGGATGCCCTATATCGGACGCGGCTGA
- the ccrA gene encoding crotonyl-CoA carboxylase/reductase codes for MALDTNTDVLSYEAPEKDLYEMGEMPPMGFVPKKMYAWAIRKERHGEPNTAMVQEVVDVPVLDSHEVLVLVMAAGVNYNGVWASLGTPISPFDGHKAPYHIAGSDASGIVWAVGSKVTRWKVGDEVVIHCNQDDGDDEECNGGDPMFSTSQRIWGYETPDGSFAQFTNVQAQQLMPRPKHLTWEESACYTLTLATAYRMLFGHEPHDLKPGQNVLVWGASGGLGSYAIQLINTAGANAIGVISDESKRDFVMGLGAKGVLNRKDFNCWGQMPTVNTPEYAAWFKEARKFGKAIWDITGKGNNVDMVFEHPGESTFPVSTFVCKKGGMVVICAGTTGYNLTFDVRYMWMHQKRLQGSHFAHLKQAASANKLMVERRLDPCMSEVFTWEDLPEAHMKMRRNEHLPGNMSVLVQAPKTGLRTLEEVLEA; via the coding sequence ATGGCTTTGGACACCAACACCGATGTCTTGTCGTACGAGGCGCCTGAAAAAGACCTCTACGAGATGGGCGAAATGCCCCCGATGGGCTTTGTGCCCAAGAAAATGTACGCTTGGGCCATCCGCAAGGAACGCCATGGCGAGCCGAACACCGCGATGGTGCAGGAAGTGGTAGATGTACCCGTGCTGGACAGCCACGAAGTGCTGGTTCTGGTGATGGCTGCCGGTGTGAACTATAACGGCGTCTGGGCGTCGTTGGGCACGCCGATCTCGCCGTTTGACGGCCACAAGGCTCCGTATCACATTGCCGGGTCCGATGCCTCGGGGATCGTTTGGGCCGTGGGGTCCAAGGTGACCCGTTGGAAAGTCGGCGACGAAGTGGTCATCCACTGCAACCAGGACGACGGCGACGACGAAGAATGCAACGGTGGCGATCCGATGTTTTCGACCAGCCAGCGCATCTGGGGCTATGAAACGCCGGACGGGTCGTTTGCACAGTTCACCAACGTGCAGGCCCAGCAGCTGATGCCGCGCCCCAAGCACCTGACTTGGGAAGAGAGCGCCTGTTACACGCTGACGCTGGCGACCGCATACCGGATGCTGTTCGGCCACGAGCCGCACGACCTGAAGCCGGGCCAGAACGTTCTGGTGTGGGGCGCGTCGGGTGGTCTGGGATCTTATGCGATCCAGTTGATCAATACGGCTGGTGCCAATGCGATCGGTGTGATTTCGGACGAAAGCAAACGTGACTTTGTCATGGGGCTGGGTGCCAAGGGCGTTCTGAACCGCAAGGATTTCAATTGCTGGGGTCAGATGCCCACGGTGAACACGCCGGAATACGCCGCCTGGTTCAAGGAAGCGCGCAAATTCGGCAAAGCCATCTGGGATATCACCGGCAAGGGCAACAATGTGGACATGGTGTTCGAACACCCGGGCGAAAGCACATTCCCGGTGTCGACCTTTGTCTGTAAAAAAGGCGGCATGGTCGTGATCTGTGCCGGGACCACCGGCTATAACCTGACCTTTGACGTGCGGTACATGTGGATGCACCAGAAGCGTTTGCAGGGGTCACACTTTGCCCATCTGAAACAGGCGGCTTCGGCCAACAAGCTGATGGTGGAGCGTCGTCTGGATCCGTGCATGTCCGAAGTGTTCACCTGGGAAGATCTGCCAGAGGCACACATGAAGATGCGCCGCAACGAACACCTGCCCGGCAACATGTCGGTTCTGGTGCAGGCCCCCAAAACCGGTCTGCGCACTTTGGAAGAAGTTCTGGAAGCCTGA
- a CDS encoding sulfite exporter TauE/SafE family protein, giving the protein MQIYLPIAEVSVNAFLLLGLGGMVGVLSGMFGVGGGFLMTPLLFFIGIPPAVAVATEANQIVASSFSGVLAHFKRRTVDIKMGLVLQVGGLIGAAIGVVVFNYLKALGQVDLLVKLCYVVFLGIVGGLMFIESLNAIRKAKKTGAAPAPRRQRGWVHALPFKMRFRTSGLYISVIPPILVGIAVGILAAIMGVGGGFIMVPAMIYILGMPTKVVVGTSLFQIIMVTAFTTMLHATTNYTVDIVLAVLLLVGGVIGAQIGTRIGVYLKAEQLRVLLALMVLVVCGKLALELLLMPSELFSLGASGGH; this is encoded by the coding sequence ATGCAGATATACCTCCCCATTGCAGAAGTTTCCGTCAACGCATTCCTGCTGCTCGGTCTGGGCGGCATGGTCGGTGTTCTTTCCGGCATGTTTGGTGTTGGCGGTGGCTTTCTGATGACCCCGTTGCTGTTCTTTATCGGCATCCCCCCGGCTGTGGCTGTGGCAACCGAAGCGAACCAGATTGTGGCTTCGTCGTTTTCCGGCGTTCTGGCACATTTCAAACGACGAACGGTCGACATAAAGATGGGGTTGGTCCTACAGGTCGGAGGTCTGATCGGCGCGGCCATCGGGGTGGTTGTGTTCAACTATCTCAAGGCGCTGGGTCAGGTCGATCTGCTGGTCAAATTGTGTTACGTCGTGTTCCTGGGCATCGTCGGCGGGTTGATGTTCATCGAAAGCTTGAACGCCATCCGCAAGGCCAAGAAAACCGGGGCTGCGCCTGCCCCCCGCCGCCAGCGCGGCTGGGTTCATGCCCTGCCCTTCAAGATGCGGTTTCGCACGTCGGGCCTGTACATTTCGGTCATCCCCCCCATCCTGGTGGGCATTGCCGTGGGTATCCTGGCCGCCATCATGGGTGTCGGCGGTGGCTTCATCATGGTTCCTGCGATGATCTACATCCTCGGAATGCCGACCAAGGTGGTTGTGGGCACGTCGCTGTTCCAGATCATCATGGTTACCGCTTTCACAACCATGCTGCACGCCACGACGAACTATACGGTTGATATCGTTCTGGCCGTTTTGCTGCTGGTCGGCGGCGTCATTGGTGCCCAGATCGGCACCCGGATCGGTGTGTATCTCAAGGCAGAACAGCTTCGTGTTCTGCTGGCTCTGATGGTTCTTGTGGTCTGCGGGAAACTGGCTCTGGAACTCCTGCTGATGCCGTCCGAGCTGTTTTCGCTCGGCGCCTCCGGGGGACATTGA
- a CDS encoding autoinducer binding domain-containing protein produces the protein MANKARLDRILEEMEATEALEGLQAATEKLRDAFGVDHIVYHWVDSAGDQYGCGTYQPDWVQRYLDQSYLRIDPVITGCFQRFHPVDWKRLDWSTKHARVFLADALKHGVGNQGYSIPIRGPNGQFALFTANHTCDDDAWAKFIEKFSRDLILIAHYFNSKALEFEPNRQPEQSRALSPREVDAMTLLAMGYSRAQVANTLAISEHTLRVYIESARFKLGAMNTTHAIARAMSRGLIVV, from the coding sequence ATGGCGAACAAAGCCCGCTTGGATCGCATATTGGAAGAAATGGAAGCCACCGAAGCGCTTGAAGGGCTTCAGGCTGCTACGGAAAAGCTGCGCGATGCGTTTGGGGTCGATCATATCGTCTACCATTGGGTCGACAGCGCAGGCGATCAATATGGGTGTGGCACCTATCAGCCGGACTGGGTGCAACGGTATCTCGATCAGAGCTATCTGCGTATAGATCCGGTGATCACGGGGTGTTTTCAACGCTTTCATCCGGTGGATTGGAAGCGGCTGGATTGGTCCACGAAACACGCACGGGTGTTTCTGGCGGACGCCCTGAAACACGGGGTTGGGAATCAGGGGTATTCGATTCCCATCCGCGGACCAAACGGACAGTTTGCCTTGTTCACGGCGAACCATACCTGCGACGATGACGCCTGGGCAAAGTTCATCGAAAAGTTCAGCCGGGACCTGATTCTGATCGCGCATTATTTTAACAGCAAAGCGTTGGAGTTCGAACCCAACCGGCAACCCGAGCAATCCCGTGCGCTGTCCCCGCGTGAGGTGGACGCCATGACATTGTTGGCGATGGGCTATAGCCGCGCGCAGGTTGCCAATACGCTGGCGATCTCTGAGCACACTCTGCGCGTGTACATCGAAAGTGCCCGATTCAAGCTGGGTGCCATGAACACAACACATGCCATTGCCCGCGCGATGAGCCGTGGTCTGATTGTGGTTTAA
- a CDS encoding AAA family ATPase — MTETPKPLVQFSDDQAAAYDAVTDMLRQAGVDLDDGLLQPPRGEAGVMALVGKAGSGKTLLLAQLYKALADAGVDIVSGDYESRKKGERRTLAVLAPTNKAASVLRLRGVPATTIHRILYTPVYDPEYERIAEWLAGNGDRPEIEGLSEEALNRAVAFYEKNKSMPGALAAAGLRGSDFITGWKRREEPLDIGFVDESSMLDDRQFDDLKEIFPTLLLFGDPAQLAPVNQSGAMVFDALPDDRKLELKRVHRQDADNPILDLAHALADPQLEFHDFEQMIEDSARRDDRVVWGQRVEVDLMARSPVLVWRNATRIRLINAFRKVYGAPEDALMEGEPLICDGIELPLKHRKKRLDLEARGLIKGAQVIYLGPGRKPGFSRLHVMGAEDPQVSAASIVKIEMPDEEEPFIPYAARMGATFLHGAAVTIHKAQGSQWGTVQVFAPDLYAAARMGRVEAGQPLWKRLAYVAITRAEGRLIWVVRNRLSKPTSSLPVDDLRAAATPTLKLEAETE; from the coding sequence ATGACCGAGACCCCCAAGCCCCTAGTCCAGTTTTCCGATGATCAGGCCGCCGCATATGATGCGGTGACAGACATGTTGCGTCAGGCCGGTGTGGACCTGGACGACGGATTGTTGCAACCCCCGCGGGGGGAGGCCGGAGTCATGGCATTGGTCGGCAAGGCGGGGTCGGGCAAGACGCTGTTGCTGGCCCAGCTTTACAAGGCATTGGCGGACGCTGGGGTCGACATCGTTTCGGGGGATTACGAAAGCCGCAAAAAGGGCGAGCGCCGCACCCTGGCGGTATTGGCCCCGACCAACAAGGCGGCGAGCGTGCTGCGCCTGCGCGGGGTTCCCGCGACAACGATCCATCGGATTCTGTATACTCCGGTCTATGACCCGGAATACGAACGCATTGCCGAATGGCTGGCCGGGAATGGCGATAGACCCGAAATCGAAGGGCTGAGCGAAGAAGCGTTGAACAGGGCGGTCGCCTTTTACGAAAAGAACAAATCCATGCCCGGTGCGCTGGCTGCTGCCGGGCTGCGTGGCTCGGATTTCATCACCGGCTGGAAGCGGCGCGAAGAGCCGCTGGACATCGGGTTTGTCGATGAATCATCCATGCTGGATGATCGGCAGTTTGACGACCTGAAAGAGATTTTTCCAACGTTGCTGTTGTTTGGGGATCCGGCACAATTGGCCCCGGTCAACCAATCCGGTGCCATGGTCTTTGATGCGCTGCCGGACGACCGCAAGCTGGAACTGAAGCGGGTGCACAGGCAGGATGCGGACAACCCGATTCTGGACCTCGCACATGCGCTGGCGGATCCACAGCTGGAATTTCACGATTTTGAGCAGATGATCGAAGACAGTGCGCGCCGCGATGATCGGGTGGTTTGGGGGCAACGGGTCGAAGTTGACCTGATGGCCCGCAGCCCGGTTCTGGTCTGGCGCAATGCCACACGAATACGTCTGATCAACGCCTTTCGCAAAGTCTATGGCGCGCCCGAAGATGCGCTGATGGAGGGGGAGCCGCTGATCTGTGACGGGATCGAACTGCCGCTGAAACACCGCAAGAAACGTCTCGATCTCGAGGCGCGGGGCCTGATCAAGGGCGCACAGGTCATCTATCTCGGTCCCGGACGCAAACCGGGGTTTTCACGATTGCACGTGATGGGGGCCGAGGATCCGCAGGTCAGCGCCGCATCCATCGTAAAAATCGAAATGCCGGATGAAGAAGAACCGTTTATCCCCTATGCCGCGCGGATGGGAGCGACGTTCCTGCATGGCGCGGCGGTGACCATTCACAAGGCCCAGGGATCCCAATGGGGGACGGTTCAGGTCTTTGCCCCGGATCTGTATGCAGCAGCCCGTATGGGGCGTGTAGAGGCCGGACAGCCATTGTGGAAACGTCTGGCCTATGTGGCGATAACGCGCGCCGAAGGGCGGCTGATCTGGGTGGTGCGCAATCGATTGTCCAAACCCACATCCAGCTTGCCGGTGGACGACCTGCGCGCTGCGGCGACACCGACGTTGAAACTGGAGGCTGAAACCGAATGA
- a CDS encoding ABC transporter permease, whose translation MDFLTLIQVFDSTIRLATPLLLACLAGLYSERAGIFDIGLEGKMLMAAFFSAAVAATTGSVWLGLLAGIASSLVLSGLHGLASITFRGNQLISGVAINFLAAGMTVLVAQDWFKQGGRTPALLTGGRFTPIEFPFAEAMADVPVIGPIYSELLSGHSILVYLAFLAVPATWWVLYRTRFGLRLRAVGENPAAVDTAGVSVVGLRYAAVAICGVLCGIAGAYLATALQAGFVKDMTAGRGFIALAALIFAKWRPWHAMAACLLFGLLQAVALRFQSIELGGFTIPVQMMDALPYILTVVILAGFVGKAIPPRAGGEPYVKER comes from the coding sequence ATGGATTTCCTGACACTCATCCAGGTGTTCGACAGCACTATCCGTCTGGCGACCCCGTTGTTGCTGGCCTGTCTGGCGGGTTTGTATTCCGAACGCGCCGGGATTTTTGACATCGGGCTCGAAGGCAAGATGCTGATGGCGGCCTTCTTTTCGGCGGCCGTCGCCGCCACCACCGGATCTGTCTGGCTGGGCCTGTTGGCCGGGATTGCATCCTCTCTGGTGCTGAGCGGGCTGCACGGGCTGGCATCGATCACTTTTCGCGGCAACCAGCTGATTTCAGGCGTCGCCATCAATTTTCTCGCGGCGGGCATGACCGTGCTGGTGGCCCAGGACTGGTTCAAACAGGGGGGGCGCACCCCCGCTCTGTTGACCGGAGGGCGGTTCACCCCGATTGAGTTCCCTTTTGCCGAAGCCATGGCAGATGTGCCGGTGATCGGCCCGATCTATTCCGAATTGCTATCGGGGCACTCGATCCTGGTCTACCTGGCGTTTCTGGCAGTCCCGGCCACCTGGTGGGTGCTGTATCGCACGCGATTCGGGCTGCGCCTGCGGGCGGTCGGGGAAAACCCGGCGGCGGTGGATACGGCCGGTGTGTCCGTTGTCGGGCTGCGCTATGCGGCTGTGGCCATCTGTGGGGTCCTGTGCGGCATTGCCGGTGCCTATCTGGCCACCGCGCTGCAGGCCGGGTTTGTCAAGGACATGACGGCGGGACGCGGGTTCATTGCGCTGGCAGCACTGATCTTTGCAAAATGGCGTCCCTGGCATGCCATGGCGGCCTGTCTGCTGTTCGGGCTGCTTCAGGCCGTTGCCCTTCGGTTCCAAAGCATCGAATTGGGCGGTTTTACCATTCCGGTTCAGATGATGGATGCGCTGCCCTATATTCTGACGGTTGTCATTCTGGCAGGCTTTGTCGGCAAGGCCATTCCCCCCCGCGCCGGCGGCGAACCTTATGTCAAGGAACGCTGA
- a CDS encoding ABC transporter ATP-binding protein yields the protein MTAPAIELKGISKAFGPVQANKDISISVAPGTIHGIIGENGAGKSTLMSILYGFYKADKGEVWIHGKRTEIPDSQAAIAAGIGMVFQHFKLVENFTVLENIILGAEDGRLLRPSLAKARKSLKELAAEYELNVDPDALIEEIGVGMQQRVEILKALYRQADILILDEPTGVLTPAEADQLFRILHRLREEGKTIILITHKLREIMETTDTVSVMRRGEMTATVKTSDTSPEHLAELMVGRKVLLRVDKVPAKPGKPVLEIENLRVVDDAGVERVKGINLNVRAGEILGIAGVAGNGQSELLNVLGGMQHGTGTIRLNGHPLPLSGPGSDGQARRSAHVAHVPEDRQREGLIMDFHAWENVAFGYHHTPEYQNGILMNNAALRDDTADKMEKFDVRPPDPWLAAKNFSGGNQQKIVVAREIERNPELLLVGQPTRGVDIGAIEFIHKQIVDLRDQGKAVLLVSVELEEILALSDRVAVMFDGHVMGERLPHETDEKELGLLMAGVSGEAA from the coding sequence ATGACCGCCCCCGCCATTGAGCTGAAAGGCATTTCCAAGGCCTTTGGCCCGGTTCAGGCCAACAAGGACATCTCTATCAGCGTCGCCCCCGGAACCATCCACGGAATCATCGGTGAAAACGGTGCCGGCAAATCCACACTGATGAGCATTCTCTACGGGTTCTACAAAGCCGACAAAGGCGAAGTCTGGATCCACGGCAAACGCACTGAAATCCCCGATAGCCAGGCCGCCATTGCCGCGGGCATCGGCATGGTGTTCCAGCATTTCAAGCTGGTCGAAAACTTCACCGTTCTGGAAAACATCATCCTGGGTGCCGAAGATGGCCGCCTGCTGCGCCCGTCGCTGGCCAAGGCGCGCAAATCGCTCAAAGAGCTGGCCGCGGAATACGAATTGAACGTCGACCCCGACGCGCTGATCGAAGAGATCGGCGTTGGCATGCAACAGCGGGTCGAAATCCTCAAGGCGCTGTACCGGCAGGCCGACATTCTGATCCTGGACGAACCCACCGGGGTTCTGACCCCAGCCGAAGCCGATCAGCTGTTTCGCATCCTGCACCGGCTGCGCGAAGAGGGAAAAACCATCATCCTGATTACCCACAAGCTGCGCGAGATCATGGAAACCACCGACACCGTGTCGGTGATGCGACGCGGTGAAATGACCGCCACCGTCAAAACATCTGACACCAGCCCCGAACATCTGGCCGAACTGATGGTGGGCCGCAAGGTGTTGCTGCGGGTTGACAAAGTGCCCGCAAAACCGGGCAAACCCGTACTTGAGATTGAAAACCTGCGCGTGGTGGATGACGCCGGTGTCGAGCGTGTCAAAGGGATCAACCTGAATGTCCGCGCCGGAGAAATCCTGGGCATCGCCGGGGTTGCCGGCAACGGGCAGTCCGAACTGTTGAACGTATTGGGTGGCATGCAGCATGGCACCGGGACCATTCGGCTGAACGGTCACCCCCTGCCCCTGTCGGGTCCGGGATCAGATGGTCAGGCACGGCGCAGCGCTCATGTTGCGCATGTGCCCGAGGATCGCCAACGCGAAGGGCTGATCATGGATTTCCATGCCTGGGAAAATGTGGCCTTTGGCTATCACCATACCCCCGAATACCAGAACGGTATTCTGATGAACAACGCGGCCCTGCGCGACGACACTGCTGACAAGATGGAAAAATTCGACGTCCGCCCGCCCGATCCCTGGCTCGCGGCCAAGAATTTCAGCGGCGGCAACCAGCAGAAGATTGTCGTGGCACGGGAAATCGAACGCAATCCCGAATTGCTTCTGGTCGGTCAACCCACGCGCGGCGTCGACATCGGTGCCATCGAATTCATTCACAAACAGATCGTGGATCTGCGCGACCAGGGCAAGGCTGTGCTGCTGGTCTCGGTCGAGCTGGAAGAGATCCTGGCGCTGTCTGATCGCGTCGCGGTCATGTTTGACGGGCATGTCATGGGCGAACGCCTGCCTCATGAAACCGACGAAAAAGAGCTGGGCCTGTTGATGGCCGGTGTATCCGGGGAGGCCGCCTGA